In Mucilaginibacter celer, one DNA window encodes the following:
- a CDS encoding glycosyltransferase family 2 protein has translation MQISIVIPTYKRPQLLSKCLKALQLQLLNKQEFEILVISDGPDQETRAAVSDFNRLLNIRYFGLPDKKGPAAARNLGWLNAKAAVVAFTDDDCRPDNRWLTAILAEVDPTRAQAFTGRVIVPRGQRPTDYELNTAGLETADFVTANCACTKLALFITGGFDERFSMAWREDSDLEFKLIFHNIDLKKVNQAMVVHPVRRARWGISLKEQKKTLFNALLYQKFPALYRAKIQSIMATCFILLHHSLFCCFFSRLIIKHIFNYGIRRDGLVNTHSLLHHKAIVPYQPFGGTCG, from the coding sequence ATGCAGATATCAATAGTAATCCCGACATACAAACGACCACAATTACTCAGCAAATGCCTGAAAGCGCTGCAGTTGCAGTTACTGAATAAACAGGAATTTGAAATATTAGTAATAAGCGACGGCCCCGATCAGGAGACCCGCGCAGCCGTGAGTGATTTTAACAGGCTGTTAAATATCCGTTATTTCGGCTTGCCGGATAAAAAGGGGCCGGCCGCGGCGCGAAATCTCGGCTGGCTTAACGCTAAAGCTGCTGTGGTAGCGTTTACCGACGATGATTGTCGGCCAGATAACAGGTGGCTTACCGCAATACTTGCAGAAGTTGATCCAACCAGGGCGCAGGCATTTACCGGCCGTGTTATTGTACCGCGGGGACAGCGCCCTACCGACTACGAGCTTAACACAGCAGGCCTGGAAACCGCGGATTTTGTTACCGCTAACTGTGCCTGCACAAAACTCGCCTTGTTCATAACCGGTGGTTTTGACGAACGGTTTAGCATGGCCTGGCGTGAAGATAGTGACCTGGAGTTTAAACTGATCTTCCATAACATTGATCTAAAAAAGGTCAACCAGGCAATGGTAGTTCATCCTGTGAGGCGGGCACGCTGGGGCATCAGCTTAAAAGAGCAAAAGAAAACCTTGTTTAATGCTTTGCTTTATCAAAAGTTCCCGGCACTTTACCGTGCTAAAATTCAATCAATCATGGCCACCTGTTTTATATTACTTCATCATAGCCTGTTTTGTTGTTTTTTTAGCAGGCTTATTATCAAACACATCTTTAATTACGGCATCAGGAGGGATGGGTTGGTTAATACTCACAGCTTACTTCATCACAAGGCGATTGTACCGTACCAGCCGTTCGGTGGAACATGTGGCTGA